The Anomalospiza imberbis isolate Cuckoo-Finch-1a 21T00152 chromosome 2, ASM3175350v1, whole genome shotgun sequence nucleotide sequence CCAGACTGATGCGCTTACACCAGAAGGGTTTGCCCATGGCAGAACAAGACATGGAAACCCTACTCAGAAAGCTCTCTTGTGAAAGCCTTGCCTTGCAGACCAACAAGGGTCAGTGAGAGGGTAACAGGATGCTGAGGCTGGGTGAGACAGGGCCAGCAGTGGAACAGATGCATGGCTCCAAGACAAGCCCCCTTTTAGGAACTCCCCTGTCATTGCCAGGCTATTTTCAATTTAGAAGCCCCCCAGCAGGAGAGACACAAGCAGACAAAACTTGCCACCTCAAAGGGCTCCTGGAGTCTTCCAAGAATGGATGAAGGCTCCTGGGAATGAACTTTGGCTTCGGGGATCATTTGGGCATTAAATGGAGAGATCTGTTTTATGGGctgagaaaggaggaggaaaagaactTCCTTAGCAGAGCTCAGCCGACCATCACTGCGGGGAATGGAAAGAAGGACACAGAATCTTGCCTAGtgcagcttctctgagcagggTGAATTAAAAACCCCAACTAAACAGGAACACTTCTCTCAACTGCTATAAACCGGTGtgggggggggaaaggaggaagaaagggaggagcaggaagtGGTAACTTATTTGGACTCCTTAAATGACACTCCAGTACTCACAGGGTTTCACAGCTCACCACTTGTTTGCACCTGGTCAAAAAAACTGAAGCAACAATTCAGGCCAGGATTTTTTGCTGTCTATGGTTGCTCTTGGACACAACTTCAAAATCCAACAAAAAGCAAGCTATTTTATTTGCAACATTAGCTCTTTCCTTAGCGAAAATCCAGTGTTCTTTGGTCTTTAAAGCAACTACTTAACATGCTTTCTCATCCCAGAATCTCTCATCTCTCCTCCCTCTTTCCAATGCATATACACTTTTATAATGGGCTTTTCCATGAACTCTGCTGACTTTATGGAAGTTGATTATTTCAGAAACAATTTAGACATTCCTGCCAAACATAATTCCCTGGAAACCCAGCAAGGCTCTTGTGGAAGGCCTGGGCTGTTGCCTGCTCAGGTAGTGTCAGTCTAGGATACTGAGAAAAAATAtaaccatagaatcatagaatcatttaggttggaaaagaactttgagatcatcaagccCCATCAttaactcagcactgccaagtccaccactaaaccaagTCCCTAAGTGACTCATCTACACGGctttttaaatacctccagggatggtgactcaaccacttccctggacagcgTGTTCCAATGGTTGACAACCtatggtgaagaaatttttcctaacatccaaaCTAAATCTCCCCAGGggcaacttgaggccatttcctcttttttcttgttacttAGGAGAAGAGACCAACACTCAACTCATCTTTCTTGGAAAAGCCCCTTCACTTAAGGATGGCACGAGCAACTGTAGATGAGCAGACAAGAAAGATGTAAAATGCTGAGGTTCCAAGTTATGAATGAGCTCTTTGTCTGATTCTTCCCTCCACAGCTCTATTATACCCATCAGAAGATTCCTGCAATGCTCTTCCAGTTGTACTGCACAAAGCCCTCATCCCTTTTCCCATCATCTCAGTGATAAACATCCCCACAAGAAGTTTACTTGCAAAAAATACATGCAAAATTTCTGCATGCCCCAGGGTCCAACAGCAAGTAGAACATAAAGTAAGATGgggtgctgtccctgcctcctAATTTTAGCTATCATTTTGGCACATGCCAGAACATTACCCCAAGCAAAACATAATCAGGTAATGAAAAGAGATTTGCATGCAATTCCAGCAGTGGGCATGATCACAGGCACTGATCACTGCAAGTTATTCCCTCGAAGGATCTTCACAAATCCCATCTGTGCACACCAGCTGCACAATAAATGGCTGCAAGACCTAATGGCATTTGTGGTTTTAACTGGATTATCAACTGAGGTGACATAGTAGTTGACGTTTCTACACAAAAACATGTTTATTACAATGATGTAGAACTGACTCAGAGCACAAAGATGCTTTGAGGTTTTCCTGCTTGATCAGCAGATTCAAATCCCTTGCTGCCAGATTGGCATAAATTGCTAGCCAGTCCCTTCCCAAGAGACAAGCTTTGACTATCTCTCCTAACAACAGTAACTAGTCATGTACCAATCAGATGTGCATCCTTTCCAAAAACAGCATCATGAACACCCAAATAGAGTATCTTTGGATCTTACAACCCTCTCATTCCAGAAGTCAGGCTTTTGAAAATGTCAGGGAAGATATCCTCAGCTTCCCCTAACATGCAAAATCTCTTCCAAAATGTACACTGAAGGAAAAAGGGTGAAGCTAAAATAAAGATGGAACTGCAAGGtacaaacaaaaattattttttttctatctttaaatatttttatttctacataCAATTAGTTCTTTCATGTTCTTTAGGTATACCTCTGCTCATTTTAAGATCAAACtgccagcattttttttttgccagcacTTCACTTAGAGCCTGCTCTCTGccaccccttccctccccacctgCAGGCAAGCAGGGATCTGGGCCTCACAAGACAACTGTGGCGTGGGTGTTATTGGCTGTCTGTTTTGGCAGCCTCTCGTCCTTTCTTCCAGTTCTGTTTTGAAACACaatctaaatgaaaaaaataaaataaaaaaaaaaaaattagacatTCCTGCTCTCCCTACTCACTCACATCACCACAGCACTCCCATCACTACAGCCTAAAGCATGGCTGTAaaaggagcagcaccaggaaggCTGGCAAATGTTCAGCAAGGAAAAACCTTACTCTGAGAAAAGGTACAGACTTCAGGAGGGGCAGAGGCAAAAACCAGGGGAAAGAGGACCAAGAGGGCTTGGGCCTGCTCTCTTCCACATTTAATAGCATTAGGTTCTAACATGTAATTTGGACTAAAAGACTAATTCTTTCCTGTGGTTTGATGGATAATAACATcccctttttttattattctttaatAATGTATTACATAACATTCTGATACACTAATTACCATCTCATGTCATAGCAATTTTATTAAGAGCTTATACTTACAAATACCCATTCTGAAACGATTTCAGGactttttgccatttttctctGAACTTGTTGAAGCACTGGCAGCATGGTCTGACATCGCTTCGTGAACCTTCCAGTAACAACACATCTCTACACAAAGCTGTCTTGTGAGCCCTGGGAGTCAGGCATGGATTCTTCTTGCGTTTAGTCTTTAAGATTTGTAAACAAGTTACTTTTAGCACACTAGGTTGTGATTAAACACTGGTAACACAGCCCTGTTAGGTTCCTCTACCTGCTACAGTTCCAAATCCAGAAGCAATGCTAAGAGAGAAAAATTCCTTTATACCAAGTAATGGAAAATTTGTTAACTATTCTGCAGTTAGTGTTTGCTCATTAATATGTTATCATCTCACCAGGCAAGACTTGGTACCATGAGgtatttttctgtataaaattGCTAATGCCATCAGGATTGTTCAAATGGGATCATCATCATTAAAAAGATTACACGGTGAGGAAAGTGATTACGACAACATCTCAGTAGAAGGATTACTAATCACAAGTAGAATCCTGGTACAAATCTCATTCTCTGTATACAAGAAAGGACACAAAATCTTTTTAACATAATTTATATACATTTATGGCTTTATACAACAAACTGTCAGGGATTGTTCTCATGTGTCTGTAGAAGTACATCAGGcactttttctgaaaatatccacgtatgaattttaattttgcaaTGTGACTAAGTCAGAGCAGTGAAGCGTTGAAGAGCTGTCACACCACTCGCAAATAGAACTAGCAGTATGTACATGCCAATCTCTCAGATATTGCTGGTTTGTGGAACACCTTCAAAAAAGAGGCCAGTTTTCATGtcaaataatttgcattttgcTTGCATAAACCATGCTGCATCTTACATTGCTATtactaaaataataataataataataataataataataatgagaaTACCTTATTTAAAATCAGTCATAAATTAAGAATCCTAGCAATTTCATAATGAAAATAGGAATTTCAaatcagtaaaaaaataaaaaaaaaaatactaacaTACATCCAGTGGTTTAACAAGTGCAAGTTTTATACTGTTTTATAATTGGTCCAATTTTAATTTCTCAGGGATGCTCTGTTGACCAAAGCCAATAATAAGCAATATGATTTTTGCTTATAAGTGTAGGCAAACTGTCAGTTTATCAAAGCAGAGCTTTCCAATTAATGCATCTACTACCTAAACATATATCATATAGCTATATTATGGAAACAATACatctttatatttaaaatatctcaACAGCTCTATAATACAATAAACTTTTAATAACAGTACAAATCAGAGAAAAGTCAAAAACAAGGCTGCATAGGTAAGATCATCTGCACAATTCACAAACCAATCATTTACAACAATTCTGACAAACTAGGTTACTCCATAAACTTGGTACTTTTACTGAAAAAGGATTTATAACTAGAGGTCACATAATGTTTGTTTTCAAGGCAGACAGCATGCTCCTTCACCAACTTCACAGTATTCCAGAATTACAATTGCAAAACATTAGAATggcaccacaaaaaaaaaaaaaaaaaaaaaaaaaaaaaaaaaaaaaacaccaaacaaatgaacaaaaaacccaaaaaaccctcaaaattaaaaaaaacccaaacccaaaaaaatgcCAAATAGACCATGCAGCCCAAATCTCTGATTACCTACAACCGTTTTCTCACAATTATTAAAAGGGCTTTCTACAGACTGTTGTAATTAAGACAAGGCTACATGTATGTTATTCATAGGTCATAGgtataaaaggaataaaatagcTGTTTACAAGAAGTTATACAGTAGCAGTAAATAATAAACAGGAGGTATATTGTTAAATGTAGCATGTTCAGCTGCATCCCCATGAAGCATAGCATTGATTACTGCTTTCTTTGCATGCAGAGGAGCATTTTATGACAACTTTGGCCTATGTGTATCAGTGCCTATTTGGGAGCAAACATTTTTGCACATGCAGCAGACAACAGAATGATCTTCAGAAACCCCTGTATAAGCCCTCCACTCGCTCCACTGGCAGGATTTACTACCATATTTCAGAGACTGGGCATTTGATGGTGAAGATGCTACCGGAGAGATTTGCCTGCAAAAGCAGGTGGCTTCACTGAGGCTTTAGCACgaagaacattttattttgctcaAAACAAGTTCAAATACCAATTTCACACTGGGGAAGACCCTGTGTCACATCAGCCTCTGGAACTGCCTGACAACCATAATAGCATATCTAAAAAAGTAGGACCCACTGTAATTAATAGTGATTTAAGCCCAACAGGGGGCTAAACACTAGCACATCAATAAATACATTGCAGAGTCTTAGGAAAATCATAACATGATCATTAAATATATGGTTTGTTACTAAATATCATTTACTTGGCACGTCCTGTTTCCTTCTCCACCATACACCATCACTACAGGGAAGATGAGTTTCAGTTAGGACACTTCTGGTTGTGAGCTATttagacaaaagaaaaatcagtgtaaaaatatttgtttctccCCTTCTTCATAACGCCAGccctagcaaaaaaaaaagctgttaatTCTGTCAGTGCATAAAAAAAGCTCCAAGGATTTCTGCAACACAAATGTTGTGTAGCAACCAGTGAAAAGACAGGTGAGGTCTCTTATTCATACATCCATGAAAACTGCATCATGCAATTacaaaaaatcagaaatcacTTATTCTAAGACCCAGTCCTGAAAATGCTCAGGTAGCTGTCAGTGTGCTTACTCCAGCAAGACCAggtttttccacagaaaaaaagatcTCTGTTATTAATGCTCTCCCCTACTCTAAACTTCATGCATTTGTATAACTTTGCCACTTACTTTacctttctttttgaaaaaagtAATGTTTGTCCTGCAATAAGGTCAAAGTTTTAGTCTCCCActgaaaattaacatttttgcCTCTTCAAATCTACTGCTTTACTAGAGAAACACTGATAAACCCTACAACTGGTGATAATTAAGACAAATGACAATTTTGTCATTAATTTTACTACAATTACAAATTTTCCGCAGAAGGTCCTGCTCTTGAGTGCACAAACATTATGAGACCTccatgaaataaatataaatgtgaagcATTGTACAAGCATCTTAACAATGAATACTTAACACTTTGTGGTAGTTAAAATGGTAAATAGAAGCAGATGACATTTCTAAAAATGCATATATAAAACTGATTAAATATTTCTAAACATAAAGTTGTCTATATTTATACATCACACAAcaaaaaaagggacagaaatgTTTTGTATTCAAGATCCTTATTAAGCTTTTCCATTATTAGCACTCCCAAGTGCTAGGGAAATTTATAAAAACATGTACTTAATCCAGTTAAAATACTGTACAAAATGAAGAGGTTATGAATGCTGCCAGatctcagatttattttttttttaagttgccTATGTAACAAAAGtagattttaagaaaaatagcTTGGAAAGTATTCCAAAAATTATCTTAAGCCCAACAATAAAGTAATTAATCTGACAATGAAATCCAGATATATTCTTGCATAAATTTACACAAATACAGGTAACTTAGCAAATGGCATTTAACCTACTGTTTGCTTTGAATAGTCAGTGAGTTTAGTAGAACCATATTTAACAGGCTATCCTATTTCCATATGAAATGTGTGGCAATTTTGAGTAAAATAACACAGTTCATACTGCTGCAAGGCAAGTCCACAGTTATCTCAATTCATCAAAACACAGGTAACATCAACAAAGGTTAAACTTACTTAGGCATGATATCATCACAGTATTCTTACAAAAGTTTATAAACTTTTCTTAGACCAAAACAGatagttttaaaaaacaattcttCTTCTACAGATCATACTGTACAAAACCGAAAGCACAACATGATGTAAGTAAGAGTCTTTGCTGTGATTATATGGTGTAGTGAATTTGGCACTTCAGAGTAATGAAATTTCCAATGGCACAGTTCTTATCTACAGCAGCACATAACCTGCAAACCTTGGGCAAACATCCTGTACAGGAAAATGCTCTCTCTGCTGCCAACTCTGATGaaaggaaggcaaaagaaaaaaaaaaaaaatacccccaaaaaaGTTAGTGCATGTGCACAGCTTTGTCAAGAAACTTAAAAAGATAGGTGAAGGACATCTTTGTACTGCTTTTCCCAGTTCCTGCTGTCAGACAAGTCTGGAGAATTTAACCATAGCctaggaagaaagaaaaagcaacaaaaagaacaaattaaCATTCACAACAGATGAGTAAATCTATTAAAATATGCTCAAGctagctttaaaatatttaaatggagaaaaaaaagaaatattcattACTGGCTAGTAACCAGCAAGTTTTTTGTTTAGAACATCAATGACAAAACATTAGCGCTCCACATGAAGCAAGAGAAGTCGGTACTTGACAGTCCTAATGCACCAGTGCAAACCTGATTCTCAAACTAACAAAGGACTGGAAAGTGACTGACTGTTACCGAGGGAGTTCACATGCCAACACAGAAGAACTCTCAGATTTTAAGCATCTtgacatttctttcttttccctttagcTGTTTTGCAGATTTATTATAAAAAGCACAGCTTACCTCCTACTACATCCTAGCCTGACACCCAACTGTGTGTGGTTGTCTTTACGCTGTGCTGAAAACTTTGGTTAGGCAATACACTGTCAAAGTTAAAATCTAATGTTTCTCCATCCATAAGGTCATTACGGATAATCGACTCCATGTCACAGTCCAACCGTTCAATTAACATGTCATCTAAGTCACTGGGAAGCTTCTCCTGGTGGAGGGAAACAATTCCCACCCTCCCGTAGCCATTGCAACTGTTAACAGGAGCATACGGATTCATGGCATTCATCTGCATCGGGTGACTCATAGGCACTTGTAACGAAGTCTTCACTGTTGACAGGCGATTTAGCCCTGATGTGTGTGACATGGTGTTCACTGTGTGTGACAAGGCACGGCCATTGACTGCAGGCGCTGGCTGGTTATGTCCCTGGTGAGGGCGGGCATTAGGGTTCATCATTTTGTTGTGGGGTGGCTGGCTGCTGTAGTTCGGCACCACCGTGTTGGCAACCATCAATACACTTTGGCCCAGCGCCCTGCCACCAGCCTGGGAAACACCAGCGTCCACTGATGCCAAGATATCATTGTGCGGTGGAGAATCGGAAGTCAGTAACTCCTTCAGAAGTCCCGCAGGACAGTTGTATTGGCTCATTGATCCATAGCTTGATTTACTGTCTTGGAGAGTCTGCATAGGAATCTGGGACAAAGAGCTCATGCTAGCTTGAGCGTAAGTAAATTTCCTGTAGTCAGGATTTGGTGAACCTATACTTGTGGTCGAGGATGCGAATGAGTAACCTGGTGTTTGCTGCATCAGGGTGCCAGATGAGGACTGGGTTGACACAGTCATTGATGTATTCGGTGACAAGAGATTGAGATTATCCAAAAGATTTTCCATGTTCTCAGAATTACTCATTTCTGAAAGGCTCGGTAGAGTAGAAGTCATTTTGGTGGTTGATGATGGGTATACCATGGAGTGCACATCCCCATCTCCAAGGTCATCTTGCTCTGGCAAAATAGGAGAAAGTCTTCCACTAATTGTGCTAGCATTAGAGCTCGTTCTAGGTCGAAATGTACTCCAGTTATCAAAGTCATCGTTACTGTGAGAGCTGGGACTTGCAGGCCACTTTGAGAACTGTGATCCGGGGCTGTCACCATTTCCCTCCTGACCAGATTGAAGGGCTGCTTTTTTCTtggcagctctgcctctgcttttGGCAAACTTGCTGTTGTTATCCATGGACGCTGCCCGCCTCCTAGGAGATTTGCCACTCTTCCCTCCTTCAGGATTGAGCATCCACCAAGAACTCTTCCCTGTTCCTTCATTCTGCACTCTGATGAACTTGCTGTGCAGAGACAGGTTGTGACGGATTGaattctgaaaaacagaatagCATGTAAGAAACGGAGAAGACATGCATCTTTTATGGCATACTAACACCTGCTTTTGTAAGCATGCTCTCATTTTGTTAGAAAACACAGGGGTAATCATTAAATAAGAAAACATGCCAGCCTGAAAACCTCTTTTATCTGCTCATCGCTCTGAACTGGCTGAAACAAGCTTGCAAAGAGTCGCCATGTCAATTTGTCTGTCATCTGCCTCCATCGCATCTGACATTATAAAAAGTTCAATAAAACTGCAGGAACTGTTCTGAAATAAAGACTCCacataaaggagaaaaaaataagccaGGAGATCAAGAAAACGACTGAAGTGAGTCATCTGATGAGTGAACCTGACTgtatttatggatttttttaaattattattttatgcaAAGTTCAGGAATGCTAGATCCTGTTCTATGGTCCTT carries:
- the FOXO1 gene encoding forkhead box protein O1 codes for the protein MAEAPQLVDIDPDFEPLPRPRSCTWPLPRPEFNPPSSATSSPAPSCGGQPDGAAGAAAGAGAAASGALSADFISNLSLLEESEDFAPLPPAAAAPPEAAACRCGDFPAPEAGCRLHPPGPPPVPPVPPPVAGLSPGPVPGQPRKSSSSRRNAWGNLSYADLITKAIESSPEKRLTLSQIYEWMVKSVPYFKDKGDSNSSAGWKNSIRHNLSLHSKFIRVQNEGTGKSSWWMLNPEGGKSGKSPRRRAASMDNNSKFAKSRGRAAKKKAALQSGQEGNGDSPGSQFSKWPASPSSHSNDDFDNWSTFRPRTSSNASTISGRLSPILPEQDDLGDGDVHSMVYPSSTTKMTSTLPSLSEMSNSENMENLLDNLNLLSPNTSMTVSTQSSSGTLMQQTPGYSFASSTTSIGSPNPDYRKFTYAQASMSSLSQIPMQTLQDSKSSYGSMSQYNCPAGLLKELLTSDSPPHNDILASVDAGVSQAGGRALGQSVLMVANTVVPNYSSQPPHNKMMNPNARPHQGHNQPAPAVNGRALSHTVNTMSHTSGLNRLSTVKTSLQVPMSHPMQMNAMNPYAPVNSCNGYGRVGIVSLHQEKLPSDLDDMLIERLDCDMESIIRNDLMDGETLDFNFDSVLPNQSFQHSVKTTTHSWVSG